The Drosophila yakuba strain Tai18E2 chromosome X, Prin_Dyak_Tai18E2_2.1, whole genome shotgun sequence DNA segment ttgcggctgctgctgatagtAGACCGTCGCCGTGAGCGTTTTGTGTGAGGAGGCGGATGCCAAGGAGCTAGATGCCATTGCCGAGTTCGTGGCGGCGTTGGCGTTGCTGTTGGCATTGCTGGCGTAGGTGGAGGCGTTGGATGACATGGCATGGGCATGGCAGGTGGCGGATGCACTGGCAGCTGCATCGTCCAGCGGCCCATCCCGCATTCGATTCGACGAGTAGGAGCTCTGTGGCGCACAGTACAGATAATTGGGGgcgccactgccactgccaccgccacTGCAACTGTTTAGCTGCCCAAAGCGGTATGATGACGCCTCTGTATTGAACAGGTACCTGCTGCTCGAGTGGGCGGCCGCGATGGGCGGGGCCGTGTGCCGGCGGTCACCCATTAACACCTGATCCCGTCGACACCGCgagtggcaaacaaaaaaccgagGACGaaggcggaggcggaggaaGGATGAGATTGGTGGGCAGGAGGGTGGTCAGAGGTAGCAGCAGCAGAGTGGGCGCggaagaaattaaaattggtATATCAGTCATGGGGATTAAATCAAAAGTTGGGGTGCATCAGGGCGTTCTTATACGTATAATACCTAAAGTGAACTCAACTTACAGTCTAGATACATCCTAGTGGCCTAATATACCTTCGCTTTTCATACTTATATGCACCTTCATTCAATGCCTTTGAATTTTACTCTATTCTATTATTTTACTTTGTGAATTTTTCAAGATTTTCAAGGTACTATCCTTAAATCTCACTGCCTTTTTCTCCTTCTTCTCGCTGACTAAAATGGTTAATGCACGCTTGCATGCAGTGACTCAAAATAGGGATTGGGGTTTTTCCTTGGAGGTTGGGATAAGGGAAACCCTGCTGGATTTGTTGATTGGTTGGCATGCAGACACAGTTATTAACTTAACAGATTATGATTCAAATGGCGAGCGCTGAGCTGCAGACGTGTGTTATCGTTTTTAGTTATCGGGGCAATCGGTTGATTTgtacaaaaaaacacacaaaatcgACAACAACATCGAACACAACAAGAAATGGGATTAGAggagggttttttttttgttatcaTCATGGGGCATCGATCAGTCGACAAGCAAATCAAATCAGatgcaaacaaaaacgaagCAGATCAGGTacgtttttagttttagttgtcgtttcatttcgtttcgtttatCGCTGAATATTGTCGAATAAAAGTTATTATGCTTGGCACAGATGACCTGAACGGTATTTAAGTAAGTAAATGTGTATAGTATACAATTGATATGCACTATGATGTACAGTTTAGCTGGGTTATATTAGATCGGCACAGAACGAAACAGAACAGAATGCAACGGAACACAGACACGAATGCTGGGCCGGCAGGttttgcatacatatatggtcATGAGTTGGGTCTGCCGGCCCGATTGTTTGATTATCGGTATTATCGTTATTATCGGGATCATCGTTATTAcagcgattgcgattgcgattacGATTACGGCTCCGATATTAAATGGACACGGAGACACACAGCACAGAGAGATTAAAAGAGAGAGCTTGGGTTAGTCCGGGAACGGTTCGTTACCAGTGCGATCTCAGTGATGCGACTCATTCGTCGGGACTTGGTCGACAGGCTGCGCTTGAGGCCATCAATGTTTTGCTCGAACAGCTATCGATAGTAGTGGTGTGTGTTCGTTATCGTTCGTTTGGGTtcgtttaaaattaattggattcgatttgatatatagtttatatgtAAGGAAAAGAAGAGAGAAAATGTTTGGTATAATAAGTAgtaatcataaaaataaaaagttaacAAAACGCGAAGTGCTGCTTAAGAGGGCCCGAAGGgtttctttcatttttgttttttgtgacGGAGGGATCCAAACTAATGACAGATCTGGTCAGGCCATATATCTGACAATTGGACTAAACTACGGGTGGTTAGGCTGCTACCCTAACCGAATCATAAATCATAATCGTAATTTTTAGGAGGTAACAGTAAGAAGAAGCAGTTAATAGGCTGTTGTGAGTGGTTTGTGAGTCACAGGTGTGTTCTTTCCATCAGAGTGTGTGTTCTTAGGTGTACATTGTGTTTTTAGGAACATTTGCAGGGCCAGGTGTTTGGTTGGGTGGGTTGGTTGTGTAGAAGATCCCCTCCACAGGTTAAGCCCATCAACTAGAGATCTAGTATCTATGTACATGAACAGGAACCCGGAAAACTATATAGACTGCTGCCCGAACACAAAAGGCGACTCGAAGGCGGACCTCATTCTTGGCGACTAATTGAACTAATTTAACTGATTTTCCTCTTGTACAGGTGTTTGTTGtagtagtggtggtggtggtggtggtggttgtgtTGGTAATTGGAGCCCGGCGGCTGCCAACAATTCCGGCACTTACCATTTGGTTGAAGAATGGATGTCTTAATACTTCCTTGACGGTGATACGTTGCGCGGGATCAACGACTAGACATTTGCGTATCAGATCCTTGGGATCCTCTGCAATCAATCGAGATAAATGAGCATACGTTTGGCATGTGTATAGCATTGGACCAACCTGAAATATCAGCCCACTCCGGCGAGGTGAAGCTGTACTTGCCCTCCATGATATTCCGCAGCATGACCATCTGCTTGCGGTGCCAGAAAGGTGGACAACCGACGAGCAGCGTGAACATAATCACGCCACAGGCCCATctgcaaaacaacaaaaagaaatcgaaatcgaaaaagaaaTGGGTAAAAGGTGTCAATTTTTcctattttaaatttctgctgAAACCAAGTAACGTAGATATCAGTGGGAAACGTTCAAGAaccgaaaaatacaaaaagccCTGCGTTTTGCtgaaccaataaaaaaatagaCGTCGGCATCGGAACTACTCAGATTTCAGATTATTATTCAGCCTTTCTGCTTGTGTGActcatttattaaaatgcacaCCTAAAGATCAAAACAAATCGCCTGACGCGAATAACACTAGTAAAAGCAATGTATAAACAACTATCAGCAAATTTGcgtatataaaaaaaaagaagtgggAAATGGGTCTAATATCGATGGGAGCATTTAGacttttcttttatatttatgtaagcaaaaaagttaataataaCACTTGTTATTACCATAAGCAATTTGGTAATTCGAGCAGAAAATTCGTATTACAATATATCTGATACTTTTCGTGCTTAAATTACTTCTTCGAATTACTCGAGCCAAAAAAGGTGTCATGTATTAATAAATGGCTAGCTTGTTCGTTCTTACATGTCCACTTCCTGCGAATAGCCGGGGGATCCTTCGAACATGTTGCACTTGAGCGTTTCGGGCGCCAAATATCCCGGCGTTCCGCACAGATCTAATGGGCGGAAAGTATATAGTTAAGCTTAGCAAAGAAAGATAGAAACTAGATAATAGTTACCTGTAAGTTTCTCGCCCTCTTGCAGCTGCCTGGCGAAGCCAAAGTCCGTGATCTTTACGTTGTGGTTCTCGTCCAGCAAGATGTTCTCGGGCTTCAGATCCCGATGGACAATGTTCTTGGCGTGTATATACTCGACGCCCTCGAAGATCTGTCGCATAATGGTGCGCGTCTTCTTCTCGGAGAGCGTCACCACAGAGGTCAGATAGTCGAAGAGCTCGCCTTTCGGACACAGCTCGAACACGAGGAAAACAAATGCATCTGACTCAAACACATCCTGCAGATCAACTGTGCACGACAATGTAGATGGTTAGTGGTGTTATTGTGTACATGTGAGTGCTATGTGTAACTAACTTATGTAGGGATGTCCCATAACCTGGCGCAGTATTGAGATTTCTTGTCTGGTTGCCTCCAGCATGTGATATGGATTCGTCTCGCCCGCCTCTGTGGTGGCACCCAAGTCGATTATCTTGGCGGCGAACTCCTTGCCCGTCTCCTTTTCGATGCATCGCCTCACGGTCGAACTGATGCCCCTGTAAGACAAACATGGGATGTATATAAACAattctgcttctgctgcacTTGACATTGCTATGATCGGGAATTTATCTAATCTCTAATCACTAGAATTGTAATATGTAATTAGCCCTTGTTTTCGCTTAGTCTCCTGCTATTTGCCTAGCAAATTGTGATCTTTGGTGAGGCTTGAGTGGGCGGAGAAGTGGACGGCAGACAGGCGCCGCTTGAAAAGCAGCCCATGCCATTGCTCCATGCAAAGAGTGGAAGGTTCATGAGGCTGACTCACTAGCACCATTTAGCCAAACTGCATTAGTGCAGACCTAGCAGTAAGAATTTGGGATGTTTTGGATGTTGTAGTGATTTCTGATGATCAATAGTTCTATGATCTAAAGGATTTTTAAGTGGCAGAAATAACTAAGCCATGaatatcaaataatttaagtgAAAATAGAGAGGAACATATTTGAATAGTTAAGTTCTAATGATTTTTTAAGGATTAGATAAGGGGTTTGAGGTGCCGCCAAATGTCTAACGATTATTGATTCTCACCTGCCCAGAATCTCCTTGGGCTCGTATTTGGCATAGAAGCCCTTGGCCGCATCCTTGTCGGGCAGCAGGTCATCCTCCTCGTCCTTGGCCATTAGATCTAGTGAAATCTTGCCGGCTGCCGAAACGGCAGGTTGGAATCTGTTTAGCGGGCGAGTGGGAAAGCAATTGGTTAGTGAAGGATTACATGATAATGACAGTGATCATGATCGCAATCAAGATCAGTTAGTTACTCTGTCGGGCTGCCTGCTAATGAAGATGATGGTGATGGGATGCGGTGGCGGTAGCGGTGGTagcggtggtggcggcggacACGGacgcggaggaggaggagtaggaggGGGCGGTGATTTCTGGTGGTGTTCTGTTGATGAGGTTGATGCGATCGTTTAAGGCGTTGCTATTTTTATAACGACAATGTGGAAACGAACGGACGTGCGACACGAGTGGAATCTCTGTCTCGGTGACTGCGACTGAGACTGCGACTCTCCGACTTTGCCGACTTTGGGACTTTGCCGACAATCAGACTTGCCGACAGTCGACTTTCCGACTCTGCCGACTTTcgttcttttcttttcgtttcttCAGTCGCTTCAGTTCGTAACGTAACGTTTcagttcgtttcgtttcagtttagttcagttcggttcagtttGGTCTTTCCTTTTAATTACCAAGCCTCTGCTAACTGCGCTGCCGACTGCGCTGCTCCGATTTTCGATTCCCGGATTCGGATTCGATTGAAAGTGGGATCCTCTCCTGtcgctctccctctctgtTGCTCTCTATTGCTCTCTCGCTCAGCTGTTGGCGGCTGATTTAATTAATAACGACGAATGCCAACTGCAAAAGCACAAATCGATTTGAATAACAggcaaaaattaaatcaaaaataatagaattaaaatttattattacacaagtgtgtgtgcgtgtgtgtctgttGTGAATGATTACACAACTACAacgctttgttttgtttgcatttcaaaagGGTGCATTAtcattgctgctgctgcttttactgttgttgttgtttagcCTCCTTATCACTGATACTGTTTCTCTGCTTCttactgctgttgctgatttcttgcagttgttttgcttgcacgcacacacacacacacacacaggctcGCATGCAGCGACTATGTGCAGCAGGTTTCtgttccttttgtttttgtttttgctctgcTCTCGTTTCTCCCATCCTCCTTTGCAATCACACACACTCGCGTACACAGACGCCGCACagcacacatatacacacacacacacgcaccatCGTGGACATCCAACTAAGCGGGTACATTTCAATGTCAACTAAGGTTAAAAGTAGTACGCTTTTTGGCGGAGTTGGCGCACGCACCGCCAGTGAAACACATACACGTGTGGCCGCTCGGCTCTCTAATCGCTGGCAACGACGTCTCGTGCATAACTCCACgccaaatatatatttatcggattaaattgcaaatgcaacaaTAAAACCCTGTATTTTTGACACAATCACAAAACTGGAGGTGGCACTAGCCTCGATACCAACGCGATACTATCGAGTATTCACGAAAACCGACGACATCGATAGCTTGTCGATAGCCTATCGATTATGTATTGTTAGCAAAGACACACTCCTGACCAGGGGTGCAATTAGCAAAGACACCCTCTCTCCCTTAGCGAAGACTTACACCTGTTAGCAAAGACACGGTAGCAAATACTTGCTCCCTGCTAAAAgcaactttaaatttaaaaaatacgTTTTTCAGttataatttgatatttttagcGAAATATAGTTGCCCTTATACAGTAAGCCAATTGATACATTTTAAGCAATTATTCAATGATAGCTTTTGAAAGTAACTGTTATTAAAAGTTGGCTTTAACTTAAAAAACGCGACTTGATGTTgatgtatattatatttatttacggAATAcaattgtaaaaaatattcaataagcgctaatgtatataataattatgagGCAAATGTTACATTTTCCTTAGCTTTCTTCCGAATGGGTAAGCGGAGCTTAGAATGTtcttcattttcgttttggaAGGGTCGCGAATAGAAATGATGATGGGTCACAAGATTGGATCATTAAGATCCTTTAAGTTAATACTCGGGCGGACCTGGGGACCTGACCGCTCGTTGCGTATTTCTCAGATTAAGATTTCAGTAATCTTCGGGATGCAGTCGGAAATACGttgatttgttgttgttgtatatTTACTATCAAAATGCCGTAAATGGAATACACAATACAAATacaattgcagcagcaaagtTGTTCATTCAGTGCCGTATGTAGATACATtacaataatataattattaatttatcgaaaaaaaaaaaccatatatatatatataaagaagaCAGACACACACGCTTGCTGTTGTACACATACACATCGGATCTCTAGGCCTACAAACTTACAAATAATATCTATTTATATACGTATCTTGATGGATTTCTTGCCATACTTGGTTTACGTTgccttgttattttttttttttttttgtttctgtttttgtgtCTAACCGAAATCGTTATTTCACCTAAGCGCACGCTTTTCAATTATGGGGAATGGTGGGGGGTTTTTGGGTAGGGTATTATGTTTGGAAGGTTTGGAGTTTGCAGTTTGAAGGAAACCGGTAGAAAAATGAGCAACACGCTCCGGTTTTTTTTGGCTGGCAGGACGACTTAATATAGCAAATCCGTCTTCTGTGTACCCTCGCTGTACACAACTTCGGCGCCCGGCGTCGCCGTCAGATGGTAATCATCCTCGTCCACAGCTGAGCCCTTCTTGGAGGCACCTGCTCCAGATCCAGGTCCTGCTTCCGTCGCCGCCGCCAAGTCGTCCTCCTTGATCAGTCCCTCGCCGATGCCCATAATGCTGCCATTCCCGTTGAACATCAACCGGCTGCCCGCAGCTCCGGCTGGACTGCTCCCGTTGCTGCCTGGGCTGTGGCTGCCAttgctgctcccgctgctgctgctgctctcggGCAGGGCGTACCGGGTGACACCCAGCTGGAAAAGGTTGTCCATCGGCGTGCCCTTCATGGGCGTGTAGAAGCCCAGGGCCGTGGAGCCTGCAATTATGCGTGGATTGAGATTAGCTGATTGATTACTTCATTTCCATTAAGTGAGTTTAAATCCTCGTGAGGATTTGGGGTTAGTACAGTGGTAAATAAGGTGGCACCGAGTTGGGAAATATACttgagaatatatatatatacatacatatatataatcaGGGTGGGGGGTGATGGCGGTGATGGTGTTGTGGATAAAGGAGGATCTCGCCCGGATCTTTTCaagcaaatgaaaacgaaacatGACCCGGAGATGGAGAAATGGAGATGAAGTGGAGATGAGCGATGGAAGTTGATGATATGACCAGGATGTGCCATGTGGTGTgggtgtatgtatgtgtgtgtgtttgagtttCTGTTCTAATCTGGGTTAGTTACCTTAATAGTAATATGAATTGGCGATTAGTTTGATTGCCCAGCGGAGCAGACAGAGCAAGTGCACTGGGTTAGAGGTGTGGCATTTCTGTTCTCGCACTTGAATCGGTTATTGGGTTATTTGGATTGGCATTTTGCATATTGCatattgcattttgcattgttttaGTGGTTCTATTTTTTACTCGATAGTTATTTATTGCGGTTCGGGTTGAGCGGCTGCAGTTATTAATCGGTTATTCAGTTTACGGATCGGTTTAATTGCCTTTGCTTGTTTGTTATCATagatatttgtttttggttttggtatACAATAGATATTATTTCAACGCTTTGCTTATGTATTTTCtgttacatttaaataatatctgcaaaaagaaattagtatgaacaaaaaatagaaatagaagtaaacaaatagcaaacaaaacaaagcgacAGCGGTGACACTTTAACAAAAGgttgtttgttgttgaaaTGAAAACCATTTGGGTGGCGGGGGAAACAGCGGGGGGGCGAGAAGGTAGGTTAGCGTAACTACATGGCTACAATTTCAAATCgcaaattgcaattcaatACATGCCCCACAACTGCataccaaaccaaaccgaactgagctgagctgagctgagctgagctaaactgaactgaaccaaacaaacgaaacaaaGCAAACATACATAAGCACATAACACATAACTAACGCCAACTCACACGGGTGCacaaatatgtatacttaATACGTAACTCAAATGAAAATAGTCACTAACTAGTGTTCTATGactcgtttttgtttggtttacaCCGCCACATGTCGGAACTAATCGCTGCATAAGGTGCATTGCTTTGTGTACAGCATTAGGTGGCATTGGAGGCTCGACTTTTAGCTTATTAAACGCTTTGTTACCCCTACAAACGTGATATTAAGTATTTCAACAGTTTCTTCGATCTCTAGCTGACTAGTTTGCATAAATTCTTAAGCATATAGGTGCCCTAAAAACGTTTCTACAATCATCTCTAACATAAGATGAGCTGATGGTTCAATCTGATACTTGGCATACAATTTACTAGGTAAATTTACGCTATAGAGCATCTTATACATAGGGTTGTGGATAATGAATAGAGACGGAGGAGCAGGGCATTATCAATCAGCAGTCAAGGGAACGTGGTTTGGTTTTAGTGAAGTGTAGGGAGACCAGCATAATCCTTCATTAAAGTTAGTTTCAAAATCCATCCTTTGCGTAATTCTTCCCTCGTCAATTCGCGAATTGCTGTTGATTGTTATCCAGGGCATCCGCATAAACGGCGTCAGTGCATCGGGAAGCATCTGGGCATCTATGAATCGATTAAACGTGTGTTTCGAGTGTCCGGTTGCCCCAGTGTTTTCTTGTGTGTGTGGTGATTCGTGTGTTCGGGGGTTTGGTGTTCCTGGTTTCCGCATTGAGTTATTTGTTTTGGAGTGAGTCGGATATGCACAGGGTTACACTTTACAGTTTAGCGGCCATCAAACCaaagtatttttgtttttgtttttgttttgtttgggaGCGGAACGGGGGTCACCAAGAGGTATCCAAGGGATGATGGGTGTTCTTTAGCCTAGTTGTAAACATATAGTAAAGCTTGGGCAATGCCTACGTTTCGCTGGCGCTTTCAGATCGGTTCGGAGTTGGAGTTCTGGTTATCTGGTTATCTGGATATCTGGTTATCTGCTTATCTGGAgtttggtgtttggtgtttggaGTTTGGAGTTTGGAGACTAGTGCTATTCATATCGGGTGGCCCAGGCCAGGCCATCAGACATAGTAGAGCGTGGTGCCTGGAATGCGTGCCTGGAGCAGGGCCGAGCTGGCATTGGACAAAGCCAGCGACGACGGCAGACTAGGCCGACGACGTCGCTGCTGGAGTTCTGGAGCTGGACTCTCGCCACTGCTCCGACTCCTGCTGCAATCGCTTCGTTCATATTTACTCTGCTGATGCTGtggctgtgactgtgactggTAATGATGATGaggcgactgctgctgctcctgctgctgctcctgctgcttctcCTTCGACTGGCGTTGCTGATTGCCGCCCAATGAAAACGAGGCTGCCTTGCGCGGtcgtgcagcagcagctggctgGGATTTGGGTGCATCATCGTCATGCCGAAGGAAGCAGGCGTACTGCGGTTTCAGCAGCACCGATGGCCTGGCCCTACGCGccgcctgctgttgctgttgctgctgtgctggCTTCGCCGGGAGCTCGGGGCGCTTGGCGACTGTGGCTGGTGGTGCCACTGGTGGTGGCTCGACATCCACTTCTGTTGGCATTGCCACTGCTGATCCTGCCACTGCTGCCagcgttgctgctgctgatgtggctATTGCAGGTTctggctgctgcggctgctgctgctgctgctgctgtggtggctgctgttgtggcGACTGTGGCAAGATAATACCCCTCCCTAAACTTGGGTAATCTGCAAAATATGCGTGAGGCGAAATTGAAAGCCATTCAGCCAGTAAAGACGACGGAGCAcgatggttttttttttgctatttggAGATCTCGGTTGCTTGGGTTCGTTAGCTATTGGTTCGTTGAGAGCTGTGACATTATAGCGTTTATAGAAGAGCAGGAGGATCGGGGTAAACGGGGCATTGGAAGGGCGGCTAGCTGATGGCTGCACCCACCTGATGCGCCTGGTCAGCCGGCGAAACTGAGCACCAAGGACCGTACGGAACCGCGGCCACGACCAGCAGCCGTTGCCCGTGGTCCTGGCGCTAAAACATTTGGGTTCTGAGACGGTTACGGTTACGGAAGTTGAGGCGGAGACTGAAGCGGAGGCTGGAGCGGAGTTTGGAGCGGGCTCAGAAACTGATACGGAGACAGGGTGCTCGGTGGCTCTATCAGCATCTGTAAAGTGCAGAAACCTTCGTTGTTATATACCcgatttttaattttgggCTCTCAGGTCACCGATTTCAGTTGGTTCCTAGTCCAATACTTTAGTTTAAATCTGTTTTGTACTATATAACTTTACATTGATCAATTTGTCAATTTGGAAACACTTTCTAATTGGAACAGTACAGATCTTACAGCAAATATGCAACTCTCTAACATGGAGCATAAACTTgtgcatgtaatttccttgACTTGAGCtctttttaaagtttatttttaacatttattacTCGATCAGCATTGTAACGAGGATAGTTATTCTGATATAACTGATATATGGCACTACCTATCTACGTTCATTGCTTGACAAGTGTCTGGAAGTGTCtttggggttttttttggtttttgaattGCGATATTCGCGTTCCGGCCAAGGCGAACGAAAGTGTTGAActcaaaaaaagaaaaaaaaaaaaaacagagatcGCGACGATGTGTGATGGATGAGTGGGTATTAATGatggtaaacaaaaaacaaaactcaagAACGCAGCTGGTAGATGGTAAATCAAGATTAAGGACAAGGCAAGTGACAGAGATAGAGACGGGGATAGAGATAGAGTTAGAGATATAGATAGAGAGGCAAGTATGCAGGCAACCAGGCAGGCAGACAGAGAGAGACAGCGACAGAGTGTGTGACAGAGACAGACAGTtagagtgagagagagagacaaaGATAAAAAGCCATTCCATCATCATTCGCTGCTGCATGCCACAtacaacaacacacaacatACATCGTACAACGTACAACGTACAACgtacagcaacaacaataataataataatacaatacaCGCTTGGATGAACGCTGTGGAACAGATATTACTTACCCAACGGTAAATTCCCCAGCATCGTGCCGCCCCCCGCCGCCCCCGCCCTGTGACCAAGTCCGAtgccatgtccatgtccatgtcccGCCGTCGATGTGGGCAGCTCGATGATCTCGTCGACGGTCACATGATGATGCTGCTCCGGCACCAGCCCCAGCTGGTGCAtttgctccagctccagttgcTCCTGGTGCTGCAACAGGTGCATCTGCTCGGCGAGCAGCATCTGGTGGTGTTTGCTCACATGGCCAAATGGATCGGCGTACGGCGGATCCTCGATGGTCATCGATGCCTCGGAGGGGTATTCAAACGTCGACGTCAGCGTGTCGTTGAACTGCACGCGGAACTGTgggaaaatcaaaagaaatctGATCAGTGCTCGATTCTGAGATTACTTTCACTTCGATGGGTTCAATAATGGGGCATCAAGAAATGTGGAAGAATCCGAACTCACTAACTCATGCTATAATTGATAGTTtgttgaataataataataataaacattgaAATGCTTGTGCCATTTTTGGTACAGATCTTTACATGCCTAACTGTGATAGTCGTCTAATTAATATCTATTTTAATAGCTATACTAAACTGAAGTCATGCCACTCAACCTATACTTTACTATACTTTCCCTTTAAAcgaaactatttttaatttggcacAAATGTATGACTAGCTGGCATTGCTGATAACAAAACCAATGTTGAATATACTATAATACTGGCGCCA contains these protein-coding regions:
- the LOC6525555 gene encoding phosphorylase b kinase gamma catalytic chain, skeletal muscle/heart isoform isoform X2 translates to MAKDEEDDLLPDKDAAKGFYAKYEPKEILGRGISSTVRRCIEKETGKEFAAKIIDLGATTEAGETNPYHMLEATRQEISILRQVMGHPYIIDLQDVFESDAFVFLVFELCPKGELFDYLTSVVTLSEKKTRTIMRQIFEGVEYIHAKNIVHRDLKPENILLDENHNVKITDFGFARQLQEGEKLTDLCGTPGYLAPETLKCNMFEGSPGYSQEVDIWACGVIMFTLLVGCPPFWHRKQMVMLRNIMEGKYSFTSPEWADISEDPKDLIRKCLVVDPAQRITVKEVLRHPFFNQMVLMGDRRHTAPPIAAAHSSSRYLFNTEASSYRFGQLNSCSGGGSGSGAPNYLYCAPQSSYSSNRMRDGPLDDAAASASATCHAHAMSSNASTYASNANSNANAATNSAMASSSLASASSHKTLTATVYYQQQPQQHQTQQQQQYQQQQQTTQLPVPMPMPVQLQLQHPQLQTGGDGKQSVYAPPTVQLRKQSRFNARKKFQFAILVIRAVIRIRRLRFTAEPLHVEEAIRDPYRVKVLRKVIDGCAFRVYGHWVKKGEGQNRAALFENTPRTELHALYINNLSR
- the LOC6525555 gene encoding phosphorylase b kinase gamma catalytic chain, skeletal muscle/heart isoform isoform X3; amino-acid sequence: MAKDEEDDLLPDKDAAKGFYAKYEPKEILGRGISSTVRRCIEKETGKEFAAKIIDLGATTEAGETNPYHMLEATRQEISILRQVMGHPYIIDLQDVFESDAFVFLVFELCPKGELFDYLTSVVTLSEKKTRTIMRQIFEGVEYIHAKNIVHRDLKPENILLDENHNVKITDFGFARQLQEGEKLTDLCGTPGYLAPETLKCNMFEGSPGYSQEVDIWACGVIMFTLLVGCPPFWHRKQMVMLRNIMEGKYSFTSPEWADISEDPKDLIRKCLVVDPAQRITVKEVLRHPFFNQMLFEQNIDGLKRSLSTKSRRMSRITEIALLRKQSRFNARKKFQFAILVIRAVIRIRRLRFTAEPLHVEEAIRDPYRVKVLRKVIDGCAFRVYGHWVKKGEGQNRAALFENTPRTELHALYINNLSR
- the LOC6525555 gene encoding phosphorylase b kinase gamma catalytic chain, skeletal muscle/heart isoform isoform X4, which translates into the protein MAKDEEDDLLPDKDAAKGFYAKYEPKEILGRGISSTVRRCIEKETGKEFAAKIIDLGATTEAGETNPYHMLEATRQEISILRQVMGHPYIIDLQDVFESDAFVFLVFELCPKGELFDYLTSVVTLSEKKTRTIMRQIFEGVEYIHAKNIVHRDLKPENILLDENHNVKITDFGFARQLQEGEKLTDLCGTPGYLAPETLKCNMFEGSPGYSQEVDIWACGVIMFTLLVGCPPFWHRKQMVMLRNIMEGKYSFTSPEWADISEDPKDLIRKCLVVDPAQRITVKEVLRHPFFNQMLRKQSRFNARKKFQFAILVIRAVIRIRRLRFTAEPLHVEEAIRDPYRVKVLRKVIDGCAFRVYGHWVKKGEGQNRAALFENTPRTELHALYINNLSR
- the LOC6525555 gene encoding phosphorylase b kinase gamma catalytic chain, skeletal muscle/heart isoform isoform X1 yields the protein MAKDEEDDLLPDKDAAKGFYAKYEPKEILGRGISSTVRRCIEKETGKEFAAKIIDLGATTEAGETNPYHMLEATRQEISILRQVMGHPYIIDLQDVFESDAFVFLVFELCPKGELFDYLTSVVTLSEKKTRTIMRQIFEGVEYIHAKNIVHRDLKPENILLDENHNVKITDFGFARQLQEGEKLTDLCGTPGYLAPETLKCNMFEGSPGYSQEVDIWACGVIMFTLLVGCPPFWHRKQMVMLRNIMEGKYSFTSPEWADISEDPKDLIRKCLVVDPAQRITVKEVLRHPFFNQMLFEQNIDGLKRSLSTKSRRMSRITEIALVLMGDRRHTAPPIAAAHSSSRYLFNTEASSYRFGQLNSCSGGGSGSGAPNYLYCAPQSSYSSNRMRDGPLDDAAASASATCHAHAMSSNASTYASNANSNANAATNSAMASSSLASASSHKTLTATVYYQQQPQQHQTQQQQQYQQQQQTTQLPVPMPMPVQLQLQHPQLQTGGDGKQSVYAPPTVQLRKQSRFNARKKFQFAILVIRAVIRIRRLRFTAEPLHVEEAIRDPYRVKVLRKVIDGCAFRVYGHWVKKGEGQNRAALFENTPRTELHALYINNLSR